The following are from one region of the Desulfurobacteriaceae bacterium genome:
- the glyS gene encoding glycine--tRNA ligase subunit beta, protein MKTKNLLIEIGCEELPASFIRPALEFFKNELSKELKNNELVPSGIETFGTPRRLIWIVYDIPTTQNDKEVLIVGPSVKAAFDEDGNPTKAAIGFAKSKGVSVEDLIKVENPQGRKGIYVAVKKLIKGRNTVEILSEIVPKLITSIPFKKSMRWGTKKVRFGRPIRWITCVYGEDVVPFEVDGIKSGNVSYGHRFLSPEAFKVKSVNEFITQLEEHFVIADIEKRKSIILDVSETLAKSVDGELLRDDDLLEEVVNLVEYPHPILGSFDKEFLDLPKEVPIVVMKDHQKYFSVVEKDGKLKNHFIGVSNIKPVDENVVRQGYEKVLRARLKDALFFFNEDRKVRLEDRVPSLSGVVFHEKLGTMLDKTKRLEKLTPFISETLGFDCQDKSRRSSFLSKADLLTEMVNEFPELQGTMGKYYALLEGEEEEVAIALEEQYFPRFSKDKLPETKVGISLSLAEKIDNLIGFFGVGLKPTGSQDPFALRRNAIGLIQIILERKLHLNLKPILEKAKETYENQGVTLEEDVVLDVLSFIKERFRVILREKGYKVDTIDAVIDTSDDLLDVLNRARAVDNLREKEEFEEVLITMRRVVNIIPKGFEAKPFSPSGKYEVELFEKFISIKERLKSFVSSGSYKEALLLVKELKPYVDAFFDNVMVMDKDEEVRNRRLSLLKAIGDELKKLLDFSKIAS, encoded by the coding sequence ATGAAAACTAAGAACCTGTTAATTGAAATAGGTTGCGAAGAGCTTCCTGCTTCATTTATAAGACCTGCACTTGAATTTTTCAAAAATGAACTTTCAAAAGAACTTAAAAATAACGAACTTGTTCCGAGTGGAATAGAAACGTTCGGAACTCCAAGAAGGCTTATTTGGATAGTTTATGACATTCCAACTACTCAAAATGATAAAGAAGTTCTGATAGTTGGTCCATCGGTAAAAGCAGCGTTTGATGAAGATGGTAATCCAACAAAAGCTGCAATCGGCTTTGCAAAATCAAAAGGTGTTTCCGTTGAAGATTTGATAAAAGTTGAAAATCCACAAGGAAGAAAAGGTATATATGTTGCTGTCAAGAAGCTTATTAAGGGAAGAAATACAGTTGAAATTCTTTCTGAAATTGTTCCAAAGCTTATCACTTCCATTCCATTTAAAAAGAGTATGAGATGGGGAACGAAAAAAGTAAGATTTGGAAGACCTATTAGATGGATTACCTGTGTTTATGGTGAAGATGTTGTTCCTTTTGAAGTTGATGGTATAAAAAGTGGCAATGTTTCATATGGACATAGATTTTTATCTCCTGAGGCGTTTAAAGTTAAAAGTGTAAATGAATTTATCACTCAACTTGAAGAGCATTTTGTGATTGCCGATATAGAAAAAAGAAAATCAATAATTCTTGATGTTAGTGAAACTTTAGCAAAAAGCGTAGATGGAGAACTGTTAAGGGATGATGATCTTTTAGAGGAAGTTGTTAACCTTGTTGAGTATCCCCATCCAATCTTAGGAAGTTTTGACAAAGAGTTCTTAGATCTTCCAAAAGAGGTTCCTATTGTTGTAATGAAAGACCACCAAAAGTATTTCTCCGTTGTGGAAAAAGATGGAAAACTTAAAAATCATTTTATAGGCGTATCAAATATAAAACCTGTAGATGAGAATGTTGTAAGACAAGGTTATGAAAAGGTTTTAAGAGCAAGATTAAAAGATGCTCTCTTTTTCTTTAATGAAGACAGAAAAGTAAGACTTGAAGATAGAGTACCTAGTCTTTCTGGTGTGGTCTTTCATGAAAAGCTTGGAACTATGCTTGATAAAACAAAAAGACTTGAAAAACTTACTCCTTTCATTTCAGAAACCCTAGGATTTGATTGTCAAGATAAGTCCAGAAGATCTTCTTTTCTTTCAAAAGCAGATCTTTTAACCGAAATGGTGAATGAATTCCCTGAGCTTCAGGGAACAATGGGTAAATACTATGCCCTTTTAGAAGGTGAAGAAGAGGAAGTAGCAATAGCTTTAGAAGAACAATATTTTCCAAGGTTTTCAAAAGACAAGCTACCAGAAACAAAAGTTGGAATTTCTCTATCCTTAGCTGAAAAGATTGATAACTTAATAGGATTCTTTGGAGTAGGATTAAAGCCAACAGGTTCTCAAGACCCGTTTGCTCTAAGGAGAAACGCCATCGGACTTATTCAGATAATTTTGGAAAGGAAACTTCACTTGAACTTAAAACCTATCCTTGAAAAGGCGAAGGAAACTTATGAAAATCAAGGAGTAACCTTAGAAGAGGATGTGGTCTTAGATGTTCTCAGCTTTATCAAGGAAAGATTTAGAGTAATACTGCGTGAGAAAGGTTATAAAGTTGACACTATCGATGCTGTAATAGATACTTCAGATGACCTTTTAGATGTCTTGAATAGGGCTCGTGCTGTAGATAATCTAAGAGAGAAAGAAGAATTCGAAGAAGTTTTAATTACAATGAGAAGAGTTGTGAACATTATTCCAAAGGGATTTGAAGCTAAACCGTTTAGCCCTTCTGGAAAGTATGAAGTTGAACTTTTTGAAAAATTTATTTCAATCAAAGAAAGACTTAAATCTTTTGTATCTTCAGGTAGCTACAAAGAAGCACTTCTTCTTGTTAAGGAACTAAAGCCTTATGTTGACGCTTTCTTTGATAACGTTATGGTAATGGACAAAGATGAAGAGGTAAGAAATAGAAGGTTAAGTCTTTTAAAAGCTATTGGAGATGAACTAAAGAAACTTTTAGACTTTTCAAAAATAGCTTCTTAA